From Oryza brachyantha chromosome 9, ObraRS2, whole genome shotgun sequence, a single genomic window includes:
- the LOC102713766 gene encoding sugar transport protein 7, with protein sequence MAGGGVAALGVKKERAAEYKGRMTLAVGMACVVAAVGGAIFGYDIGISGGVTSMDPFLKKFFPVVYRKKNDGGQNNYCKYDNQGLSAFTSSLYLAGLVSSLVASPVTRNYGRRASIVCGGLSFLAGATLNAAAVNLEMLILGRIMLGVGIGFGNQAVPLYLSEMAPAHLRGALNMMFQLATTLGIFTANMINYGTQHITPWGWRLSLGLAAAPALLMTVGGLLLPETPNSLIERGRVEEGRRVLERIRGTADVDAEFTDMTEASELANSIEHPFRNILEPRNRPQLVMAVCMPAFQILTGINSILFYAPVLFQSMGFGGSASLYSSVLTGAVLFSSTIISISTVDRLGRRKLLISGGIQMIVCQVIVAVILGVKFGTDKELSKSYSIAVVVVICLFVLAFGWSWGPLGWTVPSEIFPLETRSAGQSITVAVNLFFTFVIAQAFLSLLCALKFGIFLFFAGWIAVMTVFVHVFLPETKGVPIEEMVLLWRKHWFWKKVMPDLPLEDGWAAADDNVVDRHR encoded by the exons GGGGAGTGACCTCCATGGACCCGTTCCTCAAGAAGTTCTTCCCGGTGGTGTACCGGAAGAAGAACGACGGCGGGCAGAACAACTACTGTAAGTACGACAACCAGGGCCTCTCGGCGTTCACCTCCTCCCTCTACCTCGCCGGCCTCGTCTCCTCGCTTGTCGCCTCGCCGGTGACGAGGAACTacggccgccgcgccagcATCGTCTGCGGCGGCCTCagcttcctcgccggcgccacgcTCAACGCCGCGGCGGTGAACCTCGAGATGCTCATCCTCGGGCGCATCATGCTCGGCGTCGGCATCGGCTTCGGCAATCAG GCCGTGCCGCTGTACCTGTCGGAGATGGCGCCGGCGCACCTCCGCGGCGCGCTGAACATGATGTTCCAGCTCGCGACGACGCTGGGCATCTTCACGGCGAACATGATCAACTACGGCACGCAGCACATCACGCCGTGGGGGTGGCGCCTCTCGCTCGGCcttgcggcggcgccggcgctgctgATGACCGTCGGCGGGCTGCTCCTGCCGGAGACGCCCAACAGCCTGATCGAGCGCGGGCGCGTCGAGGAGGGCCGCCGCGTGCTGGAGCGCATCCGGGGcaccgccgacgtcgacgccgagTTCACGGACATGACggaggcgagcgagctggcCAACTCCATCGAGCACCCGTTCCGCAACATCCTGGAGCCGCGCAACCGGCCGCAGCTGGTGATGGCAGTGTGCATGCCGGCGTTCCAGATCCTGACGGGCATCAACTCCATCCTCTTCTACGCGCCGGTGCTGTTCCAGAGCATGGGCTTCGGTGGCAGCGCGTCGCTCTACTCCTCCGTGCTCACCGGCGCCGTCCTCTTTTCCTCCACcatcatctccatctccaccgtcgaccgcctcggccgccgcaaGCTCCTCATCAGCGGCGGCATCCAGATGATCGTCTGCCAG GTGATCGTGGCGGTGATCCTGGGGGTCAAGTTCGGGACGGACAAGGAGCTGTCGAAGAGCTACTCGatcgcggtggtggtggtgatctgCCTCTTCGTGCTCGCCTTCGGCTGGTCGTGGGGTCCCCTGGGGTGGACGGTGCCGAGCGAGATCTTCCCGCTGGAGACGCGGTCGGCGGGGCAGAGCATCACGGTGGCCGTGAACCTCTTCTTCACCTTCGTCATAGCGCAGGCGTTCCTCTCGCTCCTGTGCGCGCTCAAGTTCGgcatcttcctcttcttcgccGGGTGGATCGCCGTCATGACCGTGTTCGTCCACGTCTTCCTGCCGGAGACCAAGGGCGTGCCCATCGAGGAGATGGTGCTGCTGTGGAGGAAGCACTGGTTCTGGAAGAAGGTCATGCCCGACCTCCCGCTCGAGGACGGctgggccgccgccgatgaCAACGTCGTCGATCGTCACAGGTGA
- the LOC121055291 gene encoding skin secretory protein xP2-like, whose translation MAAMLSLRATDCRLHDRRGVHAPTYVHRRPMWEQSAAAVAVSSAPPRSSRLPGSHGRRGEGRQARGRGSSPRAGSRPQTGTLTMENVVILKRGEPIAPEIRAKLTVAAPAADQSDGASAAAENAEPAPAAAQLQRVAPAPAPAKEAENAVVPELGVTPAKSQPVADVEKYIAPARRAEAVAEATAGQRRQGAPATATKLYWGPSFKISPDPSVLPIPTFTLKPRGGRSAACAS comes from the coding sequence ATGGCTGCCATGCTGAGCCTCCGGGCTACCGACTGTCGACTCCACGACCGCCGCGGCGTGCACGCGCCGACGTACGTGCACCGCCGGCCGATGTGGGAgcagtccgccgccgccgtcgccgtatCCTCGGCCCCTCCGCGTTCGTCCAGGCTGCCTGGCAGCCATGGACGgcggggagaggggcggcaggCGCGCGGGCGTGGGTCGTCTCCCCGCGCCGGCTCACGGCCGCAGACGGGGACGCTCACCATGGAGAACGTCGTGATCCTGAAGCGCGGGGAGCCTATCGCGCCGGAGATCAGGGCAAAGCTGACGGTGGCGGCTCCCGCCGCGGACCAGAGCGACGgtgcatcggcggcggcggagaatgCCGAGCCTGCCCCGGCGGCTGCGCAGCTCCAGCGCGTcgcgcctgcgcctgcgcctgcgAAGGAGGCTGAGAATGCGGTGGTTCCAGAGCTGGGAGTCACACCGGCGAAGAGTCAGCCTGTGGCAGACGTAGAGAAGTACAttgcgccggcgaggagggccgAGGCTGTGGCGGAGGCGACCGCGGGCCAGCGACGACAAGGagccccggcgacggcgacgaaacTGTACTGGGGGCCATCGTTCAAGATCTCGCCGGATCCCTCCGTGCTGCCCATCCCCACCTTCACGCTGAAGCCACGCGGAGGCCGCTCGGCTGCATGCGCGTCATGA
- the LOC102704735 gene encoding ribonuclease 3-like protein 1 isoform X4, translating to MAPPVNTWEEDELELEEEEQGVEAAAAEKVAAGAAALSLGVSASQEPVHGGSGRVEQRNGGAKHANGAIDKEAATLGLRNICSATRWKEPSYEFEEQGPAHDKLFTCKVTIHVDTVTNTILECISEPKRYKKAAQEHAAQGALWYLKIFGHAN from the exons ATGGCGCCTCCCGTCAACACGTGGGAGGAGGATGAGCTGGAgctggaagaagaggag CAGGGAGTTGAGGCCGCAGCTGCGGAGAAGGTGGCGGCGGGAGCCGCTGCGCTTTCGCTTGGAGTTTCCGCTAGCCAGGAGCCTGTTCATGGGGGCAGTGGTCGTGTGGAGCAGAGGAATGGTGGAGCAAAGCATGCCAATG GGGCTATAGATAAAGAAGCAGCAACATTGGGACTGCGTAACATCTGCTCAGCAACTCGCTGGAAGGAGCCATCTTATGAATTTGAAGAACAAGGGCCTGCCCATGATAAACT GTTCACATGCAAGGTGACTATCCACGTGGACACAGTCACAAACACTATTTTGGAGTGCATCAGTGAACCTAAGCGTTACAAGAAAGCTGCCCAGGAACATGCTGCTCAAGGGGCATTGTGGTACCTTAAGATCTTTGGACACGCGAATTAA
- the LOC102704735 gene encoding endoribonuclease Dicer homolog 4-like isoform X1: protein MAPPVNTWEEDELELEEEEGLLRTRKRAKFSDSTVRQQQGVEAAAAEKVAAGAAALSLGVSASQEPVHGGSGRVEQRNGGAKHANGAIDKEAATLGLRNICSATRWKEPSYEFEEQGPAHDKLFTCKVTIHVDTVTNTILECISEPKRYKKAAQEHAAQGALWYLKIFGHAN from the exons ATGGCGCCTCCCGTCAACACGTGGGAGGAGGATGAGCTGGAgctggaagaagaggag GGTTTGTTAAGAACGCGaaaaagggctaagttttCAGATTCCACTGTCCGACAGCAGCAGGGAGTTGAGGCCGCAGCTGCGGAGAAGGTGGCGGCGGGAGCCGCTGCGCTTTCGCTTGGAGTTTCCGCTAGCCAGGAGCCTGTTCATGGGGGCAGTGGTCGTGTGGAGCAGAGGAATGGTGGAGCAAAGCATGCCAATG GGGCTATAGATAAAGAAGCAGCAACATTGGGACTGCGTAACATCTGCTCAGCAACTCGCTGGAAGGAGCCATCTTATGAATTTGAAGAACAAGGGCCTGCCCATGATAAACT GTTCACATGCAAGGTGACTATCCACGTGGACACAGTCACAAACACTATTTTGGAGTGCATCAGTGAACCTAAGCGTTACAAGAAAGCTGCCCAGGAACATGCTGCTCAAGGGGCATTGTGGTACCTTAAGATCTTTGGACACGCGAATTAA
- the LOC102704735 gene encoding endoribonuclease Dicer homolog 4-like isoform X3: MAPPVNTWEEDELELEEEEQQGVEAAAAEKVAAGAAALSLGVSASQEPVHGGSGRVEQRNGGAKHANGAIDKEAATLGLRNICSATRWKEPSYEFEEQGPAHDKLFTCKVTIHVDTVTNTILECISEPKRYKKAAQEHAAQGALWYLKIFGHAN, encoded by the exons ATGGCGCCTCCCGTCAACACGTGGGAGGAGGATGAGCTGGAgctggaagaagaggag CAGCAGGGAGTTGAGGCCGCAGCTGCGGAGAAGGTGGCGGCGGGAGCCGCTGCGCTTTCGCTTGGAGTTTCCGCTAGCCAGGAGCCTGTTCATGGGGGCAGTGGTCGTGTGGAGCAGAGGAATGGTGGAGCAAAGCATGCCAATG GGGCTATAGATAAAGAAGCAGCAACATTGGGACTGCGTAACATCTGCTCAGCAACTCGCTGGAAGGAGCCATCTTATGAATTTGAAGAACAAGGGCCTGCCCATGATAAACT GTTCACATGCAAGGTGACTATCCACGTGGACACAGTCACAAACACTATTTTGGAGTGCATCAGTGAACCTAAGCGTTACAAGAAAGCTGCCCAGGAACATGCTGCTCAAGGGGCATTGTGGTACCTTAAGATCTTTGGACACGCGAATTAA
- the LOC102704735 gene encoding endoribonuclease Dicer homolog 4-like isoform X2 — protein sequence MSWSWKKRRTRKRAKFSDSTVRQQQGVEAAAAEKVAAGAAALSLGVSASQEPVHGGSGRVEQRNGGAKHANGAIDKEAATLGLRNICSATRWKEPSYEFEEQGPAHDKLFTCKVTIHVDTVTNTILECISEPKRYKKAAQEHAAQGALWYLKIFGHAN from the exons ATGAGCTGGAgctggaagaagaggag AACGCGaaaaagggctaagttttCAGATTCCACTGTCCGACAGCAGCAGGGAGTTGAGGCCGCAGCTGCGGAGAAGGTGGCGGCGGGAGCCGCTGCGCTTTCGCTTGGAGTTTCCGCTAGCCAGGAGCCTGTTCATGGGGGCAGTGGTCGTGTGGAGCAGAGGAATGGTGGAGCAAAGCATGCCAATG GGGCTATAGATAAAGAAGCAGCAACATTGGGACTGCGTAACATCTGCTCAGCAACTCGCTGGAAGGAGCCATCTTATGAATTTGAAGAACAAGGGCCTGCCCATGATAAACT GTTCACATGCAAGGTGACTATCCACGTGGACACAGTCACAAACACTATTTTGGAGTGCATCAGTGAACCTAAGCGTTACAAGAAAGCTGCCCAGGAACATGCTGCTCAAGGGGCATTGTGGTACCTTAAGATCTTTGGACACGCGAATTAA